The following proteins are co-located in the Polymorphospora rubra genome:
- a CDS encoding methyltransferase: MITPTPLMRLVTGFWSFKTFATAVELDLFTRLADGRTVTVQETADELGIAERPADLLLTACASLGLLERSGDGYRNTELAEEFLVVGRPYYFGGQVRYCNERTYLPWHRVDQALRDNKPVTWDPQAQESLFTTADPVMLELFWEAMYSTSRFTARALATAYDFSPYQALLDLGGGSGAFPIELCGRHPKLRATILDLPHVCTLADAQVADARLSDNITTVAGDFLTDAPLPPGHDVILLSMILHDWDEATNVAILGRCFDALPSGGAVVICELLLNDDRTGPADAALMGMNMLVETEGGRNYSGAEYRDWLARSGFTDVRVVPFDAPGANGAVIGHRP, translated from the coding sequence ATGATCACTCCTACTCCCCTGATGCGTCTCGTGACCGGTTTCTGGAGTTTCAAGACGTTCGCCACCGCGGTCGAACTCGACCTGTTCACCCGGCTGGCGGACGGCCGGACGGTCACCGTGCAGGAGACAGCCGACGAACTCGGCATCGCCGAACGCCCCGCCGACCTGCTGCTCACCGCCTGCGCGTCGCTGGGCCTGCTGGAGCGCTCCGGCGACGGCTACCGGAACACCGAACTGGCCGAGGAGTTCCTGGTCGTCGGACGGCCCTACTACTTCGGCGGGCAGGTCCGGTACTGCAACGAGCGGACGTACCTGCCCTGGCACCGGGTCGACCAGGCACTGCGCGACAACAAGCCGGTCACCTGGGACCCGCAGGCACAGGAGTCGCTGTTCACCACCGCCGACCCGGTCATGCTGGAACTGTTCTGGGAGGCGATGTACTCCACGTCGCGGTTCACCGCCCGGGCCCTGGCGACCGCCTACGACTTCAGCCCGTACCAGGCACTGCTCGACCTCGGCGGCGGCTCCGGCGCCTTCCCCATCGAACTCTGCGGCCGGCACCCGAAGCTGCGCGCGACCATCCTCGACCTGCCGCACGTGTGCACCCTCGCCGACGCCCAGGTCGCCGACGCGCGCCTGAGCGACAACATCACCACGGTCGCCGGCGACTTCCTCACCGACGCGCCGCTGCCGCCCGGACACGACGTGATCCTGCTGAGCATGATCCTGCATGACTGGGACGAAGCCACCAACGTCGCCATCCTCGGCCGATGCTTCGACGCCCTACCCTCCGGCGGCGCCGTGGTGATCTGCGAACTGCTGCTCAACGACGACCGCACCGGGCCGGCGGACGCCGCCCTGATGGGCATGAACATGCTGGTGGAGACCGAGGGCGGCCGGAACTACTCCGGCGCCGAGTACCGCGACTGGCTGGCCCGGAGCGGGTTCACCGACGTCCGCGTCGTCCCGTTCGACGCCCCCGGCGCCAACGGCGCGGTGATCGGCCACCGCCCCTAG
- a CDS encoding MSMEG_4193 family putative phosphomutase: MWIVATLLLLRHGRTTANADGGLAGRLPVELDDTGRAQAAAAGERLRDLPLAAVVTSPLIRCRQTLDLALPGVAAVTEDGLVECGYGDWEGQPLKKLAKDPLWPVVQQHPSAAVFPGGEAMAAMAARSVAAVRRLDARITAEHGPEAVWLACSHGDVIKAIVADALGVHLDLFQRIVVDPASITAIRYTPTRPFLLRLNDTGQRLAVPVPPKRRRGRRSRAAESDAAVGGGAGGGAVTAAEGTP, from the coding sequence CTGTGGATCGTGGCGACCCTCCTGCTCCTGCGGCACGGCCGCACCACCGCGAACGCCGACGGCGGGCTGGCCGGACGGCTGCCGGTCGAACTCGACGACACCGGCCGGGCCCAGGCGGCGGCGGCCGGCGAGCGGCTGCGCGACCTGCCACTGGCCGCCGTGGTGACCAGCCCGCTGATCCGCTGCCGGCAGACCCTCGACCTGGCGCTGCCGGGAGTGGCCGCGGTGACCGAGGACGGGCTGGTCGAGTGCGGCTACGGCGACTGGGAGGGGCAGCCGCTGAAGAAGCTCGCCAAGGACCCACTGTGGCCGGTGGTGCAACAGCACCCGAGCGCGGCCGTCTTCCCCGGCGGTGAGGCGATGGCGGCGATGGCGGCCCGCTCGGTCGCCGCCGTACGCCGGCTCGACGCCCGGATCACCGCCGAGCACGGCCCGGAGGCGGTCTGGCTGGCGTGCAGCCACGGCGATGTCATCAAGGCCATCGTCGCCGACGCGCTCGGCGTACACCTCGACCTTTTCCAGCGGATCGTGGTCGACCCGGCGTCGATCACCGCGATCCGCTACACCCCGACCCGGCCGTTCCTGCTCCGGCTGAACGACACCGGGCAGCGGCTCGCCGTCCCGGTGCCGCCGAAGCGGCGCCGCGGGCGTCGCTCCCGGGCCGCCGAGTCCGACGCCGCGGTCGGCGGCGGCGCCGGCGGCGGTGCTGTCACGGCCGCCGAGGGTACGCCGTGA
- a CDS encoding GntR family transcriptional regulator, whose translation MSINPGAAEFPHRQISAHLRAQIRRGDWAPGERLPSIPAIAESFGVAKQTVQRAIDQLRVEGILITKPGSGTYVRGTRRRLNRLSRGRYGGHRGYHADLAARYRQHLTEVGRAPAPPEVADAFGVSDGTELLVRRHIVRTDDVPVEVGASWFRPDDTAGTSLERKEAFGRPLYQEAEEEIGRRYASATDQISARQPSREEAELLQIRPDTPVLHLLHVAYDEKRRPIEVAQATWPGPMTTLTEQYAIPGPTPDADPDPGLVLG comes from the coding sequence ATGTCGATCAACCCGGGTGCCGCCGAGTTCCCCCACCGGCAGATATCCGCGCACCTGCGGGCCCAGATCAGGCGCGGCGACTGGGCACCCGGCGAACGACTTCCGTCGATCCCGGCCATCGCCGAGTCGTTCGGGGTCGCCAAGCAGACCGTGCAGCGCGCCATCGACCAGCTCCGCGTCGAAGGCATCCTGATCACCAAGCCGGGTTCGGGGACGTACGTGCGCGGCACCCGGCGCCGGCTCAACCGGCTCTCCCGGGGCCGGTACGGCGGCCACCGCGGCTACCACGCCGACCTGGCGGCCCGGTACCGGCAGCACCTCACCGAGGTCGGCCGGGCCCCCGCCCCGCCCGAGGTCGCCGACGCGTTCGGGGTCAGCGACGGCACCGAACTCCTCGTCCGGCGACACATCGTGCGCACCGACGACGTACCGGTCGAGGTCGGCGCGTCGTGGTTCCGACCCGACGACACCGCCGGCACCTCGCTGGAGCGCAAGGAGGCGTTCGGCCGCCCGCTCTACCAGGAGGCCGAAGAGGAGATCGGCCGCCGGTACGCCTCCGCCACCGACCAGATCAGCGCCCGGCAGCCGAGCCGGGAGGAGGCCGAACTCCTCCAGATCCGGCCCGACACGCCGGTCCTGCACCTGCTGCACGTCGCGTACGACGAGAAGCGACGGCCGATCGAGGTGGCCCAGGCGACGTGGCCGGGTCCGATGACCACGCTCACCGAGCAGTACGCCATCCCCGGCCCCACCCCCGACGCGGATCCCGACCCCGGCCTGGTCCTCGGCTGA
- a CDS encoding ABC transporter permease, with protein sequence MLRATLKSLLARKVRLVLSGLAVVLGVMFVSGAFVLTDTLSRSFDSVFADAYAGVDVNVAGKPKVSAGEFGGEPVTPPLPADTVEQVRAVSGVAAATGVVAADGARLIGANGKVVASFGPPQLGENWLGETDLVKLRDGRGPQADDEIVVNAGLAEAGKVAVGDRVGVLTLEPRRDFTVVGVFEYSGGRDSIGGAHEIFFTEPVAQQLMLGETGVYNSITVTTADGVTAPELRDRLAATLGADYDVKTGEQLSADSAAGLKEGLSFFNQILLGFAGVALLVGTFLILNTFSIIVAQRTRELALMRAIGASGGQVIRSVLVEALAVGLIASVLGLAAGVGVGALLAYIAGQFIGGLTLASVAVPVSAVVSSFAVGMLITVVAALLPALRAARIPPIAAMQDVATPDRPLTRITVAGGIVTTIGAALLAAGLTDNAGGNTLAAVFGGVLASFVGVALLTPVISRPVVSLLGRLFAWSVPGKLGRLNSGRNPRRTAITAAALMIGIALVTGVTVILDSAKTSLSAQAEDTINAELVVSGIQTGPRPPTFDPAVVDRAAALPGVAGAVGLYNDAAIVDGEQTWVLAATDMAVVRDIYSATPDSGTLDTLRPDQVVLSAPAATERGLSVGDQMTVQLSRGEPHTYTVAAIVPQGRLPSSIVLPREAAADFAIPQPVMAFVRLDEGASVESVQPALEALVADSPEVTVADRSAFIAQQASQFDVILQMIQILLALAIVIAVLGIVNTLALSMLERTRELGLLRAIGLRRPQLVRMVTVEAVVISVFGALLGVVVGLGLGSAVTYALRDEGITDLVLPWGQMAVFLALAAVIGVVAAALPALRAARINVLGAIAHD encoded by the coding sequence GTGCGGCTGGTCCTCTCCGGCCTGGCCGTGGTGCTGGGCGTGATGTTCGTGTCGGGGGCGTTCGTGCTCACCGACACCCTCAGCCGCTCCTTCGACTCGGTGTTCGCCGACGCGTACGCCGGCGTCGACGTCAACGTCGCCGGCAAGCCCAAGGTCTCCGCCGGCGAGTTCGGTGGCGAGCCGGTCACGCCACCACTGCCCGCCGACACCGTCGAGCAGGTCCGCGCCGTCTCCGGCGTCGCCGCCGCCACCGGCGTCGTAGCCGCCGACGGCGCCCGCCTCATCGGCGCCAACGGCAAGGTCGTCGCCTCGTTCGGGCCGCCGCAACTCGGCGAGAACTGGCTCGGCGAGACCGACCTCGTCAAGCTGCGCGACGGACGCGGACCACAGGCCGACGACGAGATCGTCGTCAACGCCGGCCTCGCCGAGGCCGGCAAGGTCGCCGTCGGCGACCGGGTCGGCGTCCTCACCCTCGAACCCCGCCGCGACTTCACCGTCGTCGGCGTCTTCGAATACAGCGGCGGCCGCGACAGCATCGGCGGCGCACACGAGATCTTCTTCACCGAACCCGTCGCCCAACAGCTCATGCTCGGCGAAACCGGCGTCTACAACAGCATCACCGTCACCACCGCCGACGGCGTCACCGCCCCGGAACTGCGGGACCGGCTCGCCGCCACCCTCGGCGCCGACTACGACGTCAAGACCGGCGAACAGCTCTCCGCCGACAGCGCCGCCGGCCTCAAGGAGGGTCTGTCGTTCTTCAACCAGATCCTGCTCGGCTTCGCCGGCGTCGCCCTGCTGGTCGGCACCTTCCTGATCCTCAACACCTTCTCGATCATCGTCGCGCAACGAACCCGGGAACTGGCCCTGATGCGGGCCATCGGCGCCAGCGGCGGACAGGTCATCCGGTCCGTACTGGTCGAGGCGCTGGCCGTCGGCCTGATCGCGTCCGTCCTCGGCCTCGCCGCCGGCGTCGGCGTCGGCGCCCTGCTGGCGTACATCGCCGGCCAGTTCATCGGCGGCCTCACCCTGGCCAGCGTCGCCGTACCGGTCAGCGCGGTCGTCAGCTCCTTCGCGGTCGGCATGCTGATCACCGTCGTCGCCGCCCTCCTCCCGGCGCTGCGGGCCGCCCGGATCCCACCGATCGCCGCGATGCAGGACGTCGCCACCCCGGACCGGCCGCTGACCCGGATCACCGTCGCGGGCGGCATCGTCACCACCATCGGCGCCGCCCTGCTCGCGGCCGGCCTCACCGACAACGCCGGCGGCAACACCCTGGCCGCCGTCTTCGGCGGGGTGCTCGCCTCGTTCGTCGGCGTCGCCCTGCTGACCCCGGTGATCAGCCGGCCGGTCGTGTCACTGCTCGGCCGGCTGTTCGCCTGGTCGGTACCGGGCAAGCTCGGCCGGCTCAACTCCGGCCGCAACCCGCGCCGGACCGCCATCACCGCCGCCGCCCTGATGATCGGCATCGCGCTCGTCACCGGCGTCACCGTCATCCTCGACTCGGCCAAGACCAGCCTCTCCGCCCAGGCCGAGGACACCATCAACGCCGAACTGGTCGTGTCCGGGATCCAGACCGGCCCCCGCCCGCCGACCTTCGACCCGGCGGTCGTCGACCGGGCCGCGGCCCTGCCCGGCGTCGCCGGCGCCGTGGGCCTCTACAACGACGCCGCCATCGTCGACGGCGAACAGACCTGGGTCCTCGCCGCCACCGACATGGCCGTGGTGCGTGACATCTACAGCGCCACGCCGGACTCCGGCACCCTGGACACGCTGCGCCCCGACCAGGTCGTGCTCAGCGCGCCGGCCGCCACCGAACGCGGCCTGTCGGTCGGCGACCAGATGACGGTGCAGCTGTCGCGCGGCGAACCGCACACCTACACGGTCGCCGCGATCGTCCCGCAGGGCCGGCTCCCCAGCTCGATCGTGCTGCCCCGCGAGGCGGCGGCGGACTTCGCGATCCCGCAGCCGGTCATGGCGTTCGTACGGCTCGACGAGGGCGCCTCCGTCGAATCGGTCCAGCCGGCCCTGGAGGCGCTCGTCGCCGACAGCCCCGAGGTGACGGTCGCCGACCGCAGCGCATTCATCGCACAGCAGGCCAGCCAGTTCGACGTCATCCTGCAGATGATCCAGATCCTGCTGGCGCTGGCGATCGTGATCGCGGTGCTCGGCATCGTCAACACGCTCGCGCTGTCCATGCTGGAACGTACCCGGGAACTGGGCCTGCTGCGGGCGATCGGGCTGCGCCGCCCGCAACTGGTCCGGATGGTCACCGTCGAGGCCGTGGTCATCTCGGTCTTCGGAGCACTGCTCGGCGTCGTCGTCGGGCTCGGCCTCGGCTCCGCCGTCACGTACGCGCTGCGCGACGAGGGCATCACCGACCTGGTGCTGCCGTGGGGCCAGATGGCGGTGTTCCTCGCGCTGGCGGCCGTCATCGGCGTGGTCGCGGCCGCGCTGCCGGCGCTGCGGGCGGCCCGGATCAACGTGCTGGGCGCGATCGCGCACGACTGA
- a CDS encoding DUF3090 domain-containing protein, which translates to MTHQVHAFEPPERFVAGTVGEPGDRTFFLQARGGGRLVSVALEKVQVSLLAEKLEELLTEAHRRFGVELPETPAAPSDNEPLENPVDEEFRVGTLGLAFDVDSATVVIEAIAAGESEVGLDLPDDDEDDDIDDEPDDDLDRLRVRLSPQAAREFIDRARRVLSAGRPPCPLCGQPLDPQGHLCPRHNGYHR; encoded by the coding sequence ATGACGCACCAGGTGCATGCCTTCGAGCCGCCGGAGCGGTTCGTCGCGGGGACCGTGGGCGAGCCGGGGGACCGCACGTTCTTCCTTCAGGCTCGGGGCGGTGGCCGGCTGGTCAGCGTCGCGCTGGAGAAGGTGCAGGTTTCCCTGCTCGCCGAGAAGCTCGAGGAGTTGCTGACCGAGGCCCACCGCCGCTTCGGCGTGGAACTTCCCGAGACGCCGGCCGCGCCGTCGGACAACGAGCCGCTCGAGAATCCCGTCGACGAGGAGTTCCGGGTCGGCACGCTCGGTCTGGCGTTCGACGTCGACAGCGCCACCGTGGTGATCGAGGCGATCGCCGCCGGTGAGTCGGAGGTCGGCCTCGACCTGCCCGACGACGACGAGGACGACGACATCGACGACGAGCCCGACGACGACCTCGACCGGCTCCGCGTCCGGCTGAGTCCGCAGGCGGCGCGCGAGTTCATCGACCGGGCGCGGCGGGTGCTCTCGGCCGGCCGGCCGCCGTGTCCGCTGTGCGGCCAGCCGCTCGACCCGCAGGGCCACCTGTGCCCGCGGCACAACGGCTACCACCGGTGA
- the mshC gene encoding cysteine--1-D-myo-inosityl 2-amino-2-deoxy-alpha-D-glucopyranoside ligase, translating to MDSWIGHEVPRLPGQAQPLALYDSARRGVFPTRPTGAATMYVCGITPYDATHLGHAATMITFDLVQRMWRDAGHEVRYVQNVTDIDDPLLERATRDGEDWVVLAMRETALFREDMEALRMIPPAHYVGAVESIPTIVEKVAALLADGAAYRLDDGTGDIYFDITTAPDFGYESNLSRDEMLELFAERGGDPDRAGKRNPLDPLLWRGARPDEPAWPGDTLGPGRPGWHIECAVIALGLLGDTIDVQGGGNDLLFPHHECSAAHAERLTGRAPFAGHYVHAGMIGLDGEKMSKSKGNLVFVSRMRADRVDPMALRLGLIADHYRSDRQWTDDSLKAALDRLDRWRRAAAAPAGPSGDELLAAVRGRLADDLDTPGALAVVDAWAAATLAGTGADPAAPALVSATVDALLGIRL from the coding sequence ATGGACTCTTGGATCGGCCACGAGGTGCCGCGGCTGCCGGGACAGGCGCAGCCGCTCGCGTTGTACGACTCGGCACGCCGGGGGGTCTTCCCGACCCGTCCCACCGGCGCAGCCACCATGTACGTCTGCGGCATCACCCCGTACGACGCCACCCACCTCGGCCACGCCGCCACCATGATCACCTTTGACCTGGTGCAGCGGATGTGGCGCGACGCCGGCCACGAGGTCCGCTACGTGCAGAACGTCACCGACATCGACGACCCGCTGCTGGAACGCGCCACCCGCGACGGCGAGGACTGGGTCGTCCTGGCGATGCGCGAGACCGCCCTGTTCCGCGAGGACATGGAGGCGCTGCGGATGATCCCGCCGGCCCACTACGTCGGTGCGGTCGAGTCCATTCCGACGATCGTCGAGAAGGTCGCGGCACTGCTCGCCGACGGCGCCGCCTACCGCCTCGACGACGGCACCGGCGACATCTACTTCGACATCACCACCGCCCCCGACTTCGGCTACGAGTCCAACCTCTCCCGCGACGAGATGCTGGAACTCTTCGCCGAGCGCGGCGGCGACCCCGACCGGGCCGGCAAGCGCAACCCGCTCGACCCGCTGCTGTGGCGGGGTGCCCGCCCCGACGAGCCGGCGTGGCCCGGCGACACGCTCGGCCCCGGCCGGCCCGGCTGGCACATCGAGTGCGCGGTGATCGCGCTCGGCCTGCTCGGCGACACCATCGACGTCCAGGGCGGCGGCAACGACCTGCTCTTCCCGCACCACGAGTGCTCGGCCGCGCACGCCGAGCGGCTCACCGGCCGGGCACCGTTCGCCGGCCACTACGTACACGCCGGCATGATCGGCCTCGACGGCGAGAAGATGTCGAAGTCAAAGGGCAACCTGGTCTTCGTCTCACGAATGCGGGCCGACCGGGTCGACCCGATGGCGCTGCGGCTGGGCCTGATCGCCGACCACTACCGCAGCGACCGGCAGTGGACCGACGACTCGCTCAAGGCCGCCCTCGACCGGCTGGACCGGTGGCGCCGGGCCGCCGCCGCGCCGGCCGGGCCGTCCGGCGACGAACTGCTGGCCGCCGTACGCGGCCGGCTCGCCGACGACCTCGACACCCCCGGGGCGCTGGCCGTCGTCGACGCGTGGGCGGCGGCGACGCTGGCCGGCACCGGTGCGGACCCGGCCGCCCCGGCTCTGGTGTCGGCGACCGTGGACGCGCTGCTCGGCATCCGGCTCTGA
- a CDS encoding PAC2 family protein: MSEFDGLPVLRSPVAIAAFEGWNDAADASTAAVEHLEQVWQARQVTELDPEDFYDFQVSRPTIVRPEGENPRVEWPTTRFMVASPEGTDRDVVLIRGIEPSMRWRTFCEQVLEVCHSLEVNRVVLLGALLADVPYTRPLPISGSASDKDVAERFQLVPTRYDGPTGIVGVLQDACNRAEVDAMTFWVHVPHYANNPPCPKATLALLHRVEDVLDLPVPMADLAEEAAEWEQRVRTAAEQDAELGEYVRELEERVGDAGIQPLTGDEIAQEFEKYLRRRGGSAGPTAGSW, encoded by the coding sequence GTGAGCGAGTTCGATGGGCTGCCGGTGCTGCGGTCGCCCGTGGCGATCGCGGCCTTCGAGGGCTGGAACGACGCCGCCGACGCCTCGACGGCGGCGGTCGAGCACCTCGAACAGGTGTGGCAGGCACGCCAGGTGACCGAGCTGGATCCGGAGGACTTCTACGACTTCCAGGTCAGCCGCCCGACGATCGTCCGGCCCGAGGGCGAGAACCCCCGGGTGGAGTGGCCGACGACCCGGTTCATGGTCGCCAGCCCCGAGGGCACCGACCGGGACGTGGTGCTGATCCGCGGAATCGAGCCGAGCATGCGCTGGCGGACGTTCTGCGAGCAGGTGCTCGAGGTCTGCCACAGCCTCGAGGTCAACCGGGTGGTGCTGCTCGGCGCGCTGCTGGCCGACGTGCCGTACACCCGGCCGCTGCCGATCAGCGGCAGCGCGTCGGACAAGGACGTCGCCGAGCGGTTCCAGCTCGTGCCGACCCGCTACGACGGGCCGACCGGGATCGTCGGGGTGCTCCAGGACGCGTGCAACCGGGCCGAGGTCGACGCGATGACGTTCTGGGTCCACGTGCCGCACTACGCCAACAACCCGCCGTGTCCGAAGGCGACGCTGGCGCTGCTGCACCGGGTCGAGGACGTGCTCGACCTGCCGGTGCCGATGGCCGACCTGGCGGAGGAGGCGGCCGAGTGGGAGCAGCGGGTCCGCACGGCCGCCGAGCAGGACGCCGAACTGGGCGAATACGTCCGCGAGTTGGAGGAGCGGGTCGGTGACGCCGGGATCCAGCCGTTGACCGGGGATGAGATCGCCCAGGAGTTCGAGAAGTACCTGCGTCGCCGGGGCGGTTCGGCCGGCCCGACGGCGGGGTCCTGGTGA
- a CDS encoding undecaprenyl-diphosphate phosphatase, translating to MSWLEAIVLGIVQGLTEFLPVSSSGHLRITSAIFFEEDAGASFTAVTQLGTEAAVLLYFAKDIWRISRTWVVGIWDKSVRPSLDYRMGWYVIVGSIPIGILGFLFKDQIRGVARNLYVVAIVLIAFAFVLAFAEYWGRKHRTLENFKMRDGVVMGFAQALALIPGVSRSGATLTAGLFLNLSREAAARYSFLLAIPAVVMSGVFSLPDVFDTSGEGLIPSPAQMVVATVLAFAVGYAAIAWLLRFVAHHTLYVFVLYRVALGSLVLVLLTTGTISAT from the coding sequence GTGAGCTGGCTTGAGGCGATCGTTCTGGGCATCGTCCAGGGCCTCACCGAGTTCCTGCCGGTGAGTTCGTCGGGGCACCTGCGGATCACCTCGGCGATCTTCTTCGAGGAGGACGCCGGCGCGTCGTTCACCGCGGTGACCCAGCTCGGCACCGAGGCGGCGGTCCTGCTCTATTTCGCCAAGGACATCTGGCGGATCAGCCGTACCTGGGTCGTCGGCATCTGGGACAAGTCGGTACGGCCGAGCCTGGACTACCGGATGGGCTGGTACGTCATCGTCGGCTCGATCCCGATCGGCATACTCGGGTTCCTGTTCAAGGACCAGATCCGCGGCGTGGCCCGCAACCTCTACGTCGTGGCCATCGTGCTCATCGCGTTCGCGTTCGTGCTCGCCTTCGCCGAGTACTGGGGTCGCAAGCACCGGACCCTGGAGAACTTCAAGATGCGCGACGGCGTGGTCATGGGCTTCGCCCAGGCGCTGGCGCTGATCCCGGGCGTGTCCCGGTCGGGGGCGACGCTGACCGCCGGCCTGTTCCTCAACCTGAGCCGGGAGGCGGCGGCCCGCTACTCGTTCCTGCTCGCCATCCCGGCGGTGGTGATGTCCGGGGTGTTCAGCCTGCCGGACGTCTTCGACACCAGCGGCGAGGGGCTGATCCCGTCGCCGGCGCAGATGGTGGTGGCCACCGTGCTCGCCTTCGCGGTCGGCTACGCCGCGATCGCCTGGCTGCTGCGTTTCGTCGCCCACCACACCCTGTACGTCTTCGTGCTCTACCGGGTGGCGCTGGGCAGCCTGGTGCTGGTGCTGCTGACCACCGGCACGATCTCCGCCACCTGA
- a CDS encoding SCO1664 family protein has translation MSAESTGSAEPETRVAAATEPAALCEPRPAADPAPGATTPPGPGGDTGTDADAGAGGSGPAVLAEADALPLLRAGAFELEGRLVDASNTTLRGFVTLDGVTARCVYKPIRGERPLWDFPDGTLAGREVAAYLVSRATGWDLVPPTVLRDGPLGPGACQLWIDEPADGSPPVGFVPAFELPADWFRVAAARDDEGNAYALAHADDPRLARLAVLDAVINNADRKGGHILVGPDGRIYGVDHGISFHVEDKLRTVLWGWSGRRLPAEAVGMLDHLAAALAGPLADDLAEHLTITEVTRTAERVRRLRDTGRFPPPPQDWPAVPWPPM, from the coding sequence ATGTCCGCCGAATCCACGGGTTCCGCCGAACCTGAGACCCGGGTCGCCGCGGCCACCGAGCCGGCGGCGCTGTGCGAGCCCCGGCCGGCGGCCGACCCGGCGCCCGGGGCCACCACCCCGCCCGGGCCCGGCGGCGACACCGGAACCGACGCCGATGCCGGTGCCGGCGGCAGCGGTCCGGCGGTGCTCGCCGAGGCCGACGCGCTGCCGTTGCTGCGGGCCGGCGCGTTCGAGTTGGAGGGCCGGCTGGTCGACGCCTCCAACACCACGCTGCGCGGCTTCGTGACCCTCGACGGGGTCACCGCCCGGTGCGTCTACAAGCCGATCCGGGGCGAGCGGCCGCTGTGGGACTTCCCCGACGGCACCCTCGCCGGCCGGGAGGTCGCCGCCTACCTGGTGTCGAGGGCCACCGGCTGGGACCTGGTGCCGCCGACGGTGCTGCGCGACGGTCCGCTCGGCCCGGGTGCCTGCCAGTTGTGGATCGACGAGCCCGCCGACGGCAGCCCGCCGGTCGGCTTCGTGCCGGCCTTCGAACTGCCGGCCGACTGGTTCCGGGTCGCCGCGGCCCGCGACGACGAGGGCAACGCCTACGCGCTGGCGCACGCCGACGACCCGCGCCTGGCCCGGCTCGCCGTACTCGACGCGGTCATCAACAACGCCGACCGCAAGGGCGGGCACATCCTGGTCGGGCCGGACGGGCGGATCTACGGCGTCGATCACGGGATCTCGTTCCACGTCGAGGACAAGCTGCGTACGGTGCTGTGGGGCTGGAGCGGCCGGCGGCTGCCGGCCGAGGCGGTCGGGATGCTCGACCATCTCGCCGCGGCGCTCGCCGGGCCGCTCGCCGACGACCTGGCCGAACACCTGACGATCACCGAGGTCACCCGGACGGCCGAGCGGGTGCGCCGGTTGCGTGACACCGGCCGGTTCCCGCCACCGCCGCAGGACTGGCCCGCGGTGCCCTGGCCGCCGATGTGA
- a CDS encoding HAD family hydrolase — MTTRSVAAVLFDMDGTLVDSEKLWDTAMTELAAEYGGVLSRQARMAMVGSAMATSMRILHDDLGQPWRDPALGAAFLHRRVAELFVDGLEWRPGALALLRAVRAAGIPTALVTSTARQLVEVALDTLGRDSFDAVVCGDEVAAAKPDPEPYLTAARMLGVPVDRCVAIEDSPSGVASALAAGAAVLAVRGEAPLDPALGVRLLETLTAADLDLLTSLLTPLELPR; from the coding sequence GTGACCACGAGAAGTGTCGCCGCCGTCCTGTTCGACATGGACGGCACCCTCGTCGACAGCGAGAAGCTGTGGGACACGGCCATGACCGAGCTGGCGGCCGAGTACGGCGGGGTGCTGTCGCGGCAGGCCCGGATGGCGATGGTCGGCAGCGCGATGGCGACCTCGATGCGGATCCTGCACGACGACCTCGGCCAGCCCTGGCGGGACCCGGCGCTGGGTGCCGCGTTCCTGCACCGGCGGGTCGCCGAACTGTTCGTCGACGGGCTGGAGTGGCGGCCGGGCGCGCTCGCCCTCCTGCGTGCCGTACGCGCCGCCGGGATTCCCACCGCCCTGGTCACCTCGACCGCCCGGCAGCTGGTCGAGGTGGCGCTCGACACCCTGGGCCGCGACAGCTTCGACGCGGTGGTCTGCGGTGACGAGGTGGCCGCCGCCAAGCCCGACCCGGAGCCCTACCTGACCGCGGCGCGGATGCTCGGCGTACCGGTGGACCGGTGTGTCGCGATCGAGGACTCGCCGAGCGGGGTGGCCAGCGCGCTGGCCGCAGGCGCGGCGGTGCTGGCCGTACGGGGCGAGGCGCCGCTGGACCCGGCGCTCGGCGTACGGCTGCTGGAGACGCTGACCGCGGCGGACCTGGACCTGCTCACCAGCCTGCTGACCCCGCTGGAACTGCCCCGCTGA